A genomic stretch from Antarcticibacterium flavum includes:
- the panB gene encoding 3-methyl-2-oxobutanoate hydroxymethyltransferase produces MSVAKKEYKRVTTKSLVEMKANGEKIAMLTAYDFSMAKIVDGAGIDVILVGDSASNVMAGHETTLPITLDQMIYHAASVIRAVHRALVVVDLPFGSYQSDPKEALRSAIRIMKESGGHAVKLEGGKEIKDSVKRILNAGIPVMGHLGLTPQSIYKFGTYTVRAKEDAEAEKLKSDALMLERAGCFALVLEKVPAKLAKEVAESLTIPVIGIGAGNGVDGQVLVVHDMIGMTHEFNPRFLRRYLDLYSEMTKAFENYRDDVKSKNFPSDEEQY; encoded by the coding sequence ATGTCTGTCGCTAAAAAAGAATACAAAAGAGTTACCACCAAGTCCCTTGTAGAAATGAAAGCAAACGGGGAAAAGATCGCCATGCTTACTGCATATGATTTTTCCATGGCAAAGATCGTAGACGGGGCTGGAATAGATGTTATCCTTGTAGGTGACTCTGCCAGTAACGTAATGGCCGGGCACGAGACCACCTTGCCTATTACCCTGGACCAGATGATCTATCACGCTGCCAGTGTAATTCGCGCAGTTCACAGGGCATTGGTTGTAGTGGACCTTCCGTTTGGAAGTTATCAAAGCGACCCGAAAGAAGCATTAAGATCTGCCATTAGGATAATGAAAGAAAGCGGCGGACATGCGGTGAAGCTTGAAGGCGGAAAAGAGATCAAGGATTCTGTAAAGCGTATCCTTAATGCCGGGATCCCGGTAATGGGACATTTGGGACTTACCCCACAGTCTATTTATAAATTCGGAACTTACACTGTAAGAGCCAAAGAAGATGCCGAAGCTGAAAAATTAAAAAGCGATGCTCTAATGCTGGAACGTGCAGGTTGTTTTGCCCTGGTCCTAGAAAAAGTACCCGCCAAATTAGCCAAAGAAGTGGCAGAAAGTCTAACAATTCCCGTAATTGGAATAGGCGCCGGAAACGGAGTTGACGGCCAGGTGCTGGTGGTGCACGATATGATTGGAATGACACATGAGTTCAATCCGAGGTTTTTAAGACGCTACCTTGACCTATATTCAGAAATGACCAAAGCTTTTGAAAATTACAGGGATGACGTGAAGAGCAAAAATTTCCCTAGCGATGAGGAGCAGTATTAG